The Thermoleophilaceae bacterium genome has a window encoding:
- a CDS encoding amino acid ABC transporter ATP-binding protein, which translates to MELMVKAEAVHKSFGRLEVLKGITLEVKPGEVMCMLGPSGSGKSTFLRCINHLEKINAGRLWVDGELVGYRQRGDKLYELRESEVAAERAQIGMVFQRFNLFPHMNALQNVIEAPCRVKGIHKQEAVKRGRELLDRVGLGDKIDAYPAQLSGGQQQRVAIARALAMDPKLMLFDEPTSALDPELVGDVLAVMRELARSGMTMVVVTHEIGFAREAGDTLVFMDGGVVVEQGEPREVLANPRHERTKAFLSKVL; encoded by the coding sequence ATGGAACTGATGGTCAAGGCCGAGGCCGTCCACAAGAGCTTTGGACGGCTCGAGGTGCTCAAGGGGATCACGCTCGAGGTGAAGCCGGGCGAGGTGATGTGCATGCTCGGTCCGTCGGGATCCGGCAAGTCGACCTTCCTGCGCTGCATCAACCACCTGGAGAAGATCAACGCTGGGCGGCTGTGGGTGGACGGCGAGCTGGTGGGGTACCGCCAGAGGGGCGACAAGCTCTACGAGCTGCGCGAGTCTGAGGTGGCGGCCGAGCGGGCGCAGATCGGGATGGTGTTCCAGCGCTTCAACCTGTTCCCGCACATGAACGCCCTGCAGAACGTGATCGAGGCGCCGTGCCGCGTGAAGGGAATTCACAAGCAGGAGGCGGTGAAGCGCGGCCGCGAGCTGCTCGACCGCGTGGGGCTCGGCGACAAGATCGACGCCTATCCCGCGCAGCTCTCCGGCGGGCAGCAGCAGCGCGTGGCGATCGCGCGCGCTCTCGCGATGGATCCCAAGCTGATGCTGTTCGACGAGCCCACCTCAGCTCTCGACCCCGAGCTCGTGGGCGACGTGCTCGCCGTGATGCGCGAGCTCGCCCGCTCCGGCATGACGATGGTGGTGGTCACGCACGAGATCGGGTTCGCGCGCGAGGCCGGCGACACGCTCGTGTTCATGGACGGCGGCGTGGTGGTGGAGCAGGGCGAGCCGCGCGAGGTGCTCGCGAATCCGCGGCACGAGCGCACCAAGGCCTTCCTCTCGAAGGTGCTTTAG
- a CDS encoding class II aldolase/adducin family protein, whose translation MAGLEEQREQVAAASRRLAAEGLTPGTAGNVSARHEDRVAISPTGAVLAELDAAEVAVVDLEGNQLDGPLAPTSELDLHLGVYRRYQAGAVVHTHAPMATAIACVLKDELPCVHYQMLMLGGAVRIAPYTTFGTPALAEAVLEALEGHTAALMANHGAIAYGVDMKGAVENMLLLEWACSVYWHAAALGKPRVLDKGQLEAVVERFVSGGYGATKENE comes from the coding sequence GTGGCGGGCCTCGAAGAGCAGCGCGAGCAGGTGGCGGCGGCAAGCCGGCGCCTCGCGGCGGAGGGACTCACGCCCGGCACGGCCGGGAACGTGAGCGCGCGGCACGAGGATCGCGTGGCCATCTCACCCACCGGCGCGGTTCTCGCGGAGCTGGACGCCGCCGAGGTTGCGGTTGTCGATCTCGAGGGCAACCAGCTGGATGGACCGCTCGCGCCCACCTCCGAGCTCGACCTCCATCTCGGCGTGTACCGCCGCTACCAAGCCGGCGCCGTGGTGCACACGCACGCTCCCATGGCCACGGCGATCGCGTGCGTCCTGAAAGACGAGCTGCCATGCGTGCACTACCAGATGCTCATGCTGGGCGGGGCCGTACGCATAGCGCCGTACACGACCTTCGGCACCCCCGCGCTCGCGGAGGCGGTGCTGGAGGCGCTCGAGGGACACACCGCAGCGCTCATGGCGAACCACGGCGCCATCGCATACGGCGTCGACATGAAGGGCGCCGTGGAGAACATGCTGCTGCTCGAGTGGGCGTGCTCGGTGTACTGGCATGCCGCCGCGCTCGGCAAGCCGCGCGTGCTCGACAAGGGCCAGCTCGAAGCGGTGGTGGAACGGTTCGTGAGCGGCGGTTACGGGGCGACGAAGGAGAACGAGTGA
- a CDS encoding flavin monoamine oxidase family protein has protein sequence MQGTGEDPRAGAGAQQQRNGITRRRALGAAAVMGIGAAMPSVAKAAAKPRPGSAPSGNTADVIVVGAGISGLTAARKVAAAGKSVIVLEARDRVGGRMLNHDIGGGKVTELGAQFVGPTQDHILGLAKDVGVDTFKAYDDGLNVYYKSGQRSTFSDKLPTGAIPIDPLIDADIIKAVEQLDLMSQQVPVDAPWRASNAEEWDSQTLWSWFKENQINPQVGAVVSAAVEAIFGAETRDVSLLYTLFYIAASGNESNPGTFERNFSTSGGAQESRFVGGSQLIPLRIAQQLGSSVRLNSPVRRIDQTGSSVVVAADSGTYSGKQVIVAVPPPIAGRIDYAPLLPALRDQLTQHMAMGTLMKAEAIYDEPFWRADGLTGQAVSDTGPAKITFDNSPPDGSPGVMMGFIGGHEARQFTKLSPADQRAAALQSFANYFGDKAKSPRDFVLMNWSGEQWTRGCPVSLLSPGVLFDFGEALREPCGKIHWAGTETSTYWNGYMDGGVRAGERAAGEVLADL, from the coding sequence TTGCAGGGGACCGGCGAAGACCCGCGCGCGGGCGCGGGCGCACAGCAGCAGAGGAACGGAATCACGCGCCGTCGCGCGCTCGGCGCCGCAGCGGTGATGGGCATCGGCGCGGCGATGCCGTCGGTGGCGAAGGCGGCGGCCAAGCCGCGGCCGGGCAGCGCGCCGAGCGGCAACACGGCCGATGTGATCGTGGTGGGAGCCGGCATCTCCGGGCTCACCGCGGCACGCAAGGTGGCGGCCGCCGGCAAGTCCGTGATCGTGCTCGAGGCGCGCGACCGCGTGGGCGGGCGCATGCTCAACCACGACATCGGCGGCGGCAAGGTCACCGAGCTGGGTGCGCAGTTCGTCGGCCCCACCCAGGACCACATCCTCGGCCTCGCCAAGGACGTGGGCGTGGACACCTTCAAGGCGTACGACGACGGGCTGAACGTCTATTACAAGAGCGGCCAGCGCTCGACCTTCAGCGACAAGCTGCCCACCGGCGCCATCCCGATCGATCCGCTGATCGACGCGGACATCATCAAGGCGGTCGAGCAGCTCGACCTGATGTCGCAGCAGGTGCCGGTGGACGCTCCGTGGCGCGCGAGCAACGCGGAGGAGTGGGACAGCCAGACCCTGTGGAGCTGGTTCAAGGAGAACCAGATCAACCCGCAGGTGGGGGCGGTGGTGTCCGCGGCGGTGGAGGCGATCTTCGGCGCGGAGACGCGCGACGTGTCGCTGCTCTACACGCTCTTCTACATCGCGGCGTCGGGCAACGAGTCGAACCCCGGCACGTTCGAGCGCAACTTCTCCACGAGCGGCGGCGCGCAGGAGAGCCGCTTCGTGGGCGGTTCGCAGCTGATCCCGCTGCGGATCGCGCAGCAGCTCGGCAGCTCGGTGCGGCTGAACTCGCCGGTGCGCCGGATCGACCAGACCGGCAGCAGCGTTGTGGTGGCCGCGGACAGCGGCACCTACTCGGGCAAGCAGGTGATCGTGGCGGTGCCGCCGCCGATCGCGGGGCGCATCGATTACGCGCCGCTCCTGCCGGCGCTGCGCGACCAGCTCACGCAGCACATGGCCATGGGAACGCTGATGAAGGCGGAGGCGATCTATGACGAGCCGTTCTGGCGCGCCGACGGGTTGACGGGCCAGGCTGTGTCCGACACCGGGCCCGCGAAGATCACCTTCGACAACTCGCCGCCCGACGGCTCGCCCGGCGTGATGATGGGCTTCATCGGCGGTCATGAGGCGCGGCAGTTCACAAAGCTGTCGCCCGCCGACCAGCGCGCCGCGGCGCTCCAGAGCTTCGCCAACTACTTCGGCGACAAGGCGAAGAGCCCGCGCGACTTCGTGCTGATGAACTGGTCGGGCGAGCAGTGGACGCGCGGGTGCCCGGTGTCGCTGCTCTCGCCGGGCGTGCTGTTCGACTTCGGCGAGGCGCTGCGCGAGCCGTGCGGCAAGATCCACTGGGCGGGCACCGAGACGTCCACCTACTGGAACGGCTACATGGACGGCGGCGTGCGCGCGGGCGAGCGCGCGGCCGGCGAAGTGCTGGCGGACCTGTAA
- a CDS encoding ABC transporter substrate-binding protein, whose amino-acid sequence MTRRISRVAASVAALSAVAAIAAGCGSSNSNTNTTAASTGGGASSTTGGGADQKVASEVPAAIKSKGTLTVAADATYAPNEFIGSNGKTVEGMDADLAAALASTMGLKAKVVNATFDSIIPGLAAHKYDLGMSSFTDTKEREKTVDFVTYFSAGTSFYEKASGGPPVTGLASLCGTTVAVEKGTTQQADSTAQSKKCTSAGKKPVKVLTFPDQNGANLAITSGRAQIGMADSPVADYQVKKSGGQFKTVGTPYGTAPYGIAIPKDTKMAKPVLDALKVLMSNGQYKAILTKWGIADGAISNPQINGAIS is encoded by the coding sequence ATGACACGCAGGATTTCGCGCGTCGCTGCCAGTGTGGCGGCGCTTTCGGCCGTGGCCGCCATTGCGGCCGGCTGCGGCAGCAGCAACAGCAACACCAACACCACGGCAGCGTCAACCGGCGGCGGTGCGAGCAGCACCACCGGCGGCGGCGCCGATCAGAAGGTGGCTTCGGAGGTGCCGGCGGCGATCAAGTCGAAGGGCACGCTCACCGTGGCCGCGGACGCTACGTACGCGCCGAACGAGTTCATCGGCTCCAACGGCAAGACCGTCGAGGGCATGGACGCGGACCTCGCGGCCGCGCTCGCGAGCACGATGGGCCTCAAGGCGAAGGTGGTGAACGCGACGTTCGACAGCATCATCCCGGGCCTCGCGGCTCACAAGTACGACCTCGGCATGTCCTCGTTCACGGACACCAAGGAGCGTGAGAAGACGGTGGACTTCGTCACCTACTTCTCCGCGGGTACGTCGTTCTATGAGAAGGCGTCGGGCGGCCCGCCCGTCACCGGCCTCGCGAGCCTCTGCGGAACCACCGTGGCGGTGGAGAAGGGCACGACTCAGCAGGCCGACTCCACGGCCCAGTCCAAGAAGTGCACGAGTGCCGGGAAGAAGCCGGTGAAGGTGCTCACCTTCCCCGACCAGAACGGCGCGAACCTCGCCATCACGAGCGGCCGGGCCCAGATCGGGATGGCGGACTCGCCGGTGGCGGACTACCAGGTGAAGAAGTCAGGCGGCCAGTTCAAGACGGTCGGCACGCCCTACGGCACGGCTCCGTACGGCATCGCCATCCCGAAGGACACCAAGATGGCCAAGCCGGTGCTTGACGCGCTCAAGGTGCTGATGTCGAATGGCCAGTACAAGGCGATCCTCACCAAGTGGGGCATCGCGGATGGAGCCATTTCGAACCCCCAGATCAACGGGGCCATCAGCTAG
- a CDS encoding cellulase family glycosylhydrolase: protein MIVATLCLVLSGASVAHAAASPGGTAHHGRWILDSTGRVLLLHGLNMVSKRPPYLPSAVGFGADDAAFLARNGFNVVRLGVIYGAVEPSPGSFDPVYLARIARTVRQLGARGIHTLLDFHQDQYNERFHGEGFPAWAVQDDGLPNLPDLGFPANYVGMPALQHAFDHLWADSAGPGGVGLQERYAAAWGAVARRFAGDGHVLGYDLFNEPWPGTDWTPCVAPAGCAAFDAKLGTLQRKAIAAIRGADRRHLVWYEPNVLFNQGVAQTRLPDFGDARAGMSFHDYCLAGTTAAACAKGEQGALANALARSGHTGDAVLLSEFGSTTDTSVLTRVEDEADAQLMPWIEWAYCGCDDPTGSVPPSAEALVLDPHKPPRGANVQRSTLRALERPYPQAVAGTPKSFSFNARNGVFKLSYSTRRAGSRHGFKPGSCTAVFVPALQYPHGYRVRVHGAKALSGPAGLLELWGGRAKTVTLTVAPSRNSGTRPPSTTHACR, encoded by the coding sequence GTGATCGTCGCGACACTCTGCCTCGTGCTGTCCGGGGCCTCCGTGGCGCACGCTGCTGCCTCGCCGGGCGGCACGGCCCACCACGGACGCTGGATCCTCGACAGCACCGGCCGCGTCCTTCTCCTCCATGGACTCAACATGGTTTCCAAGCGGCCGCCCTATCTGCCGAGCGCGGTGGGGTTCGGGGCTGATGACGCCGCGTTCCTCGCGCGCAATGGCTTCAACGTGGTGAGGCTTGGCGTGATCTATGGCGCCGTAGAGCCGTCGCCGGGGTCGTTTGATCCGGTCTATCTCGCGAGGATTGCCCGCACTGTGCGCCAGCTCGGCGCCCGCGGCATCCACACGCTGCTCGACTTCCACCAGGACCAGTACAACGAGCGCTTCCACGGCGAGGGCTTCCCGGCGTGGGCGGTGCAGGACGACGGATTGCCGAATTTGCCCGACCTCGGGTTTCCCGCCAACTACGTCGGCATGCCCGCTCTTCAGCACGCATTCGACCATCTATGGGCGGACTCGGCGGGACCAGGTGGCGTGGGTCTTCAGGAGCGCTACGCCGCGGCATGGGGCGCGGTGGCGCGCAGATTCGCCGGCGATGGCCACGTGCTCGGCTACGACCTCTTCAACGAGCCCTGGCCGGGCACCGACTGGACGCCGTGCGTGGCGCCGGCGGGCTGCGCGGCCTTCGACGCGAAGCTCGGCACGCTTCAGCGCAAGGCCATCGCCGCAATCCGCGGCGCGGACCGCCGACACCTCGTGTGGTACGAGCCCAACGTGCTCTTCAACCAGGGCGTCGCGCAAACGCGCCTTCCCGACTTCGGCGACGCGCGCGCGGGGATGTCGTTCCACGACTACTGCCTCGCGGGCACCACCGCGGCGGCGTGCGCCAAGGGCGAGCAGGGCGCTCTCGCGAACGCACTCGCGCGCTCGGGGCACACGGGCGACGCCGTGCTGCTCAGCGAGTTCGGCTCGACAACAGACACGTCCGTGCTCACGCGCGTCGAGGACGAGGCGGACGCGCAGCTCATGCCGTGGATCGAATGGGCGTATTGCGGCTGCGACGATCCCACCGGCAGCGTGCCGCCGTCAGCGGAGGCGCTGGTACTCGACCCGCACAAGCCGCCGCGCGGCGCGAACGTGCAGCGCTCGACGCTGCGCGCGCTCGAGCGACCCTATCCGCAGGCGGTGGCGGGCACGCCGAAGTCGTTCTCGTTCAACGCGCGCAACGGCGTGTTCAAGCTGAGCTACTCCACGCGCCGGGCCGGCTCGCGCCACGGGTTCAAGCCGGGCTCGTGCACGGCTGTGTTCGTGCCGGCGCTGCAGTATCCGCACGGCTACCGCGTACGCGTGCACGGAGCAAAAGCGTTGTCAGGCCCAGCGGGGTTGCTCGAGCTGTGGGGTGGGCGCGCGAAGACGGTGACTTTGACCGTCGCCCCGTCGCGCAACTCCGGCACGCGCCCGCCGAGTACCACCCACGCCTGCCGCTAG
- a CDS encoding N-acetylmuramoyl-L-alanine amidase — translation MRPTLLLLVLALLLPAAAQAAPGVRTAQFGMDVTAGAVGARAASGGFLTRPLRAPRRYDLVGATWRRGSGALWLRGRRAGGRWSGWVRLSESEEKSRAAGHSTEPVWAGGKDFVQLRGARPLSGLHLSFVNAHVPAARASAVRKAQVALPTGGQLAVTPRAAWGASRCKPRKTAGYGRVDLAFVHHTETLNGYSRSESPSVVLGVCLFHRNVNRWDDIGYDFLVDRYGQVFEGRAGGIEEPVIGAQAGGFNSFSTGIAAIGDFRFSRFSSAGINSLARLLAWKLSLNGIPAVGTVLEKSGGGIFTAYPKGAPVTLNRISGHRDADQTACPGNALYRQLPALRQQVAQLEGPVSRLDLTAPQPRLVYPQPLVFSGRLTPAPGVALPAGAAVQIIDNLAKGGRVLATLPLAPDGSFSGALPLARNDVLQAVFAGGPGVPKLVSGVVVAGVAPALTLQSSATSVTRGSTITLAGSVSPAKGRLTIDEEELRGTRYRRVRTVKVRASGGQFSVTLGLSRPGTFRFTARTAASRQTQAGASVPVSVQVG, via the coding sequence GTGCGCCCCACGCTCCTGCTGCTGGTCCTCGCGCTTCTGCTCCCCGCCGCCGCGCAGGCCGCGCCAGGCGTCCGCACCGCGCAGTTCGGGATGGACGTGACCGCCGGCGCGGTGGGCGCGCGCGCCGCGTCCGGCGGCTTCCTCACGAGGCCGCTGCGAGCGCCCCGCCGCTACGACCTCGTGGGGGCCACCTGGCGGCGCGGCTCTGGCGCGCTGTGGTTGCGCGGCCGCCGCGCGGGCGGGCGCTGGAGCGGGTGGGTGAGGCTCAGCGAATCGGAGGAAAAGAGCCGCGCCGCCGGGCATTCCACCGAGCCCGTGTGGGCGGGCGGCAAGGACTTCGTGCAGCTCCGCGGCGCGCGGCCGCTGAGCGGGCTGCACCTGAGCTTCGTGAACGCGCACGTGCCCGCCGCGCGGGCCTCCGCGGTGCGCAAGGCGCAGGTGGCTCTGCCCACCGGCGGCCAGCTCGCGGTCACTCCGCGGGCGGCGTGGGGAGCGAGCCGCTGCAAGCCGCGCAAGACCGCGGGGTACGGACGCGTGGACCTCGCGTTTGTCCACCACACGGAGACGCTCAACGGCTACAGCCGCTCGGAGTCGCCGTCAGTGGTGCTCGGCGTGTGCCTGTTCCACCGCAACGTGAACCGCTGGGACGACATCGGGTACGACTTCCTGGTCGACCGCTACGGCCAGGTGTTCGAGGGCCGCGCCGGCGGAATCGAGGAGCCGGTGATCGGCGCGCAAGCGGGTGGCTTCAACTCGTTTTCCACCGGCATCGCCGCGATCGGCGACTTCCGCTTCAGCCGCTTCAGCTCCGCGGGGATCAACTCGCTCGCCCGCCTGCTCGCGTGGAAGCTGTCGCTGAACGGCATACCCGCGGTGGGCACCGTGTTGGAGAAGTCCGGCGGCGGGATCTTCACGGCCTATCCGAAGGGCGCGCCGGTCACGCTCAACCGGATCTCCGGCCACCGCGACGCGGACCAGACCGCGTGTCCCGGCAATGCGCTCTACCGGCAGCTGCCGGCGCTGCGGCAGCAGGTGGCGCAGCTCGAGGGGCCGGTGAGCCGACTCGATCTGACCGCGCCGCAGCCGAGGCTCGTGTATCCGCAGCCGCTCGTGTTCAGCGGGCGGCTCACGCCCGCGCCGGGTGTCGCGCTCCCTGCAGGCGCGGCCGTGCAGATCATCGACAACCTTGCGAAGGGCGGACGGGTGCTCGCCACGTTGCCGCTCGCTCCGGACGGCAGCTTCAGCGGCGCGCTGCCGCTCGCGCGCAACGACGTGCTGCAGGCCGTGTTCGCGGGCGGCCCCGGCGTGCCGAAGCTTGTGTCGGGCGTTGTGGTCGCGGGAGTGGCGCCGGCGCTCACGCTGCAGTCGAGCGCTACGAGCGTGACACGCGGATCCACGATCACCCTCGCCGGATCGGTGAGCCCGGCCAAGGGGAGGCTCACGATCGACGAGGAGGAGCTGCGCGGCACCCGCTACCGCCGGGTGCGAACAGTGAAGGTGCGCGCCAGCGGAGGCCAGTTCTCCGTCACGCTCGGCCTCTCGCGGCCGGGCACCTTCCGCTTCACGGCGCGCACCGCGGCCTCACGCCAGACGCAGGCGGGCGCGTCCGTGCCGGTGTCAGTCCAGGTCGGCTGA
- a CDS encoding TetR/AcrR family transcriptional regulator: MSSQERTEIPRLRRVPTQARSRARVQRLLDAAEKLIAAEGAEALTTTRVAEEAGVSVGSLYQYLPDKGAIVQALAHRYLTEFEERMHDLERAARRGGHGWEDPVAMLIDSFSELYRERPGYRALWFGRELSDELRAADRENKVALARGVRSIAVTLGLARDDAYLRVAARAGVLVTDSILQEAFRSDPRGDAQLIEEAKRILRLYLAEVMRHYASQAA; this comes from the coding sequence GTGAGTAGCCAGGAACGCACCGAGATCCCGCGGCTCCGCCGCGTCCCGACGCAGGCCCGCAGCCGCGCGCGCGTGCAGCGCCTGCTCGACGCCGCCGAGAAGCTCATCGCCGCCGAGGGGGCCGAGGCGCTCACCACCACGCGCGTGGCGGAGGAAGCGGGCGTGTCGGTTGGTTCGCTCTACCAGTACCTGCCGGACAAGGGTGCGATCGTCCAGGCACTCGCGCACCGTTACCTCACCGAGTTCGAGGAGCGTATGCACGACCTCGAGCGGGCGGCACGACGCGGCGGGCACGGCTGGGAGGACCCGGTGGCGATGCTGATCGACTCGTTCTCGGAGCTGTACCGCGAGCGGCCCGGCTACAGGGCGCTGTGGTTCGGTCGCGAGCTGAGCGACGAGCTGCGGGCCGCGGACCGCGAGAACAAGGTGGCGCTGGCGCGGGGGGTGCGCAGCATCGCGGTGACGCTCGGGCTGGCGCGCGACGACGCCTACCTGCGCGTTGCGGCACGCGCCGGCGTGCTCGTCACCGACAGCATCCTCCAGGAGGCGTTCCGCTCCGACCCGCGCGGCGACGCTCAGCTCATCGAGGAGGCCAAGCGCATCCTCCGCCTCTACCTCGCCGAGGTGATGAGGCACTACGCAAGCCAAGCCGCCTGA
- a CDS encoding sugar kinase: MKAVAMGVHVLDVLVRPVERIPEGQGGELVEQIKITAAGSAGGTALILSKLGAQVFSAGAIGIDAAGDMLLSLLQRDGVNTSLLVRREDAQTSATVLPIRPNGDRPALHVVGANADYGPDDVRWDTLADCTHLHLGGPEFMGGEAAAQILSRAREQDIVTSADILAPGEGLLDWVGPALPHLDYLLPNAEQVLALTGKDDLADGCRELVSRGAGCVAATRGAHGVLIVDGDGEESVPAFEVDVVDTTGCGDAFSAGFLRGLALGRDKREAALLGCATAAQVAQGLGTDHGEYDLATVEQLALDTR; the protein is encoded by the coding sequence GTGAAGGCAGTGGCGATGGGAGTGCATGTGCTCGACGTGCTGGTGCGCCCGGTGGAGCGGATCCCGGAGGGCCAGGGCGGCGAGCTCGTTGAGCAGATCAAGATCACGGCCGCGGGCTCGGCGGGCGGCACCGCGCTGATCCTGTCGAAGCTCGGCGCGCAGGTGTTCAGCGCAGGCGCGATCGGCATCGACGCCGCGGGCGACATGCTGCTGTCCCTCTTGCAGCGCGACGGCGTGAACACTTCGCTGCTCGTCCGCCGCGAGGACGCTCAGACCTCGGCCACAGTCCTGCCGATCCGCCCGAACGGCGACCGCCCCGCGCTCCACGTGGTGGGCGCGAACGCCGACTACGGGCCGGACGACGTGCGCTGGGACACGCTGGCGGACTGCACCCACCTTCACCTGGGCGGCCCCGAGTTCATGGGCGGCGAGGCGGCGGCGCAGATCCTCTCGCGCGCGCGGGAGCAGGACATCGTCACCTCCGCGGACATACTCGCGCCCGGCGAGGGGCTGCTCGACTGGGTCGGACCCGCGCTTCCCCACCTCGACTACCTGCTGCCGAACGCCGAGCAGGTACTCGCCCTCACGGGCAAGGACGACCTCGCCGACGGCTGCCGCGAGCTCGTATCACGCGGCGCCGGATGTGTGGCTGCCACGCGTGGCGCCCACGGGGTGCTGATCGTGGACGGCGACGGCGAGGAGAGCGTGCCGGCGTTCGAGGTGGACGTGGTGGACACCACCGGCTGCGGCGACGCCTTCTCCGCCGGCTTCCTCCGAGGCCTCGCGCTCGGTCGCGACAAGCGCGAAGCCGCGCTGCTCGGTTGCGCAACGGCGGCACAGGTGGCGCAGGGCCTCGGCACCGACCACGGCGAGTACGACCTGGCGACGGTCGAGCAGCTCGCGCTCGACACGCGGTAA
- a CDS encoding amino acid ABC transporter permease codes for MLLIAAVILHSVFTNPRFQWGVFGDFLFDPRILRGVRATLELTAIAMAIGIVLGVILAIMRLSPNPLVSGASWVYIWFFRGTPVLVQIIFWGVGISALYPKLSIGIPFGGPEFASVGANKAITLFVAAILGLGLNEGAYMAEIVRAGIISVDEGQTEAAASLGMSRMQTMRRIVLPQAMRVIIPPTGNETISMLKTSSLASAIAFSELLYSAQLIYSVNFKTIPLLLVAAAWYLFFTTILSIGQYYIERHYARGTSRELPPTPVQKLRALTLARREWN; via the coding sequence GTGCTTCTGATCGCGGCCGTAATCCTCCATTCGGTGTTCACGAACCCGCGCTTCCAGTGGGGCGTGTTCGGGGACTTCCTGTTCGACCCGCGCATCCTCCGCGGCGTGCGGGCCACGCTCGAGCTCACCGCCATCGCGATGGCGATCGGGATCGTGCTCGGGGTGATCCTGGCGATCATGCGGCTGTCGCCCAACCCGCTCGTGTCCGGCGCGAGCTGGGTGTACATCTGGTTCTTTCGCGGCACGCCCGTGCTGGTGCAGATCATCTTCTGGGGCGTCGGGATCTCGGCGCTCTATCCCAAGCTGTCGATAGGCATCCCGTTCGGCGGGCCGGAGTTCGCGAGCGTGGGCGCCAACAAGGCGATCACCCTGTTCGTAGCGGCCATCCTCGGCCTCGGCCTCAACGAGGGCGCGTACATGGCTGAGATCGTGCGCGCCGGCATCATCTCCGTGGACGAGGGCCAGACCGAGGCGGCGGCGTCGCTCGGCATGTCGCGGATGCAGACGATGCGCCGGATCGTCCTGCCGCAGGCGATGCGGGTGATCATCCCGCCCACCGGCAACGAGACGATCTCGATGCTGAAGACCAGTTCGCTCGCGAGCGCGATCGCCTTCTCCGAGCTGCTCTACAGCGCGCAGCTCATCTACTCGGTGAACTTCAAGACGATCCCGCTGCTGCTCGTGGCGGCGGCGTGGTACCTGTTCTTCACCACGATCCTCTCGATCGGCCAGTACTACATCGAGCGCCACTACGCACGCGGCACATCGCGTGAGCTGCCGCCCACGCCCGTTCAGAAGCTCAGGGCCCTGACCTTGGCGAGGCGCGAATGGAACTGA